A genome region from Thermomonospora amylolytica includes the following:
- a CDS encoding sulfotransferase family protein — MRPTNDRPIFVVGCPRSGTTLLQLMLHAHPQIAIPPETRFLLAAYEERTGFGDLAAPANREMLARWITDRRKTRFGDLGLDAQKVIDEIVAGPGTLGSALGIVFRAYARRFDKPRWGDKRPGYFQYIPVLLRLFPDAQIVHLIRDGRDCVASLKEMPWYKLDSYHALSTWIEAIDAGRRAARALGPDSYHELRYEDLVDDPEHQLRRLCEFLGVEYGPQMAEPSVVAPEAVPSRKVWHRRTHEKVSAARSGTWVRRLAPWEVALCEAEAGRHLRSLGYELSGAPAPSPADRARFWRVASRRRLAARKRQVADRLRRLREPGPVAALLTSGQLAAAGLEPPGAR, encoded by the coding sequence ATGCGTCCGACGAATGACCGGCCCATCTTCGTCGTCGGCTGCCCCCGGTCGGGGACGACCCTGCTGCAGCTGATGCTGCACGCCCATCCGCAGATCGCGATTCCGCCGGAGACCCGGTTCCTGCTGGCCGCCTATGAGGAGCGCACCGGCTTCGGCGATCTGGCCGCCCCCGCCAACCGGGAGATGCTGGCGCGGTGGATCACCGACCGCAGGAAGACCCGGTTCGGCGACCTCGGCCTGGACGCCCAGAAGGTGATCGACGAGATCGTCGCCGGACCTGGGACGCTCGGGTCGGCGCTGGGCATCGTGTTCCGCGCGTACGCCCGGCGGTTCGACAAGCCGCGTTGGGGCGACAAGCGGCCCGGCTACTTCCAGTACATCCCGGTGCTGCTGCGGCTGTTCCCCGACGCGCAGATCGTGCACCTGATCCGCGACGGCCGCGACTGCGTCGCCTCGCTCAAGGAGATGCCCTGGTACAAGCTGGACTCCTACCACGCGCTGTCGACCTGGATCGAGGCGATCGACGCCGGTCGCCGCGCCGCTCGCGCGCTCGGCCCCGACTCCTACCACGAGCTGCGCTACGAGGATCTCGTCGACGACCCCGAGCACCAGCTGAGACGGCTGTGCGAGTTCCTCGGCGTCGAGTACGGCCCGCAGATGGCCGAGCCGTCGGTGGTGGCCCCCGAGGCGGTGCCGAGCCGCAAGGTCTGGCACCGGCGCACCCACGAGAAGGTGAGCGCGGCCCGTTCGGGGACCTGGGTGCGGCGGCTGGCGCCCTGGGAGGTCGCGCTGTGCGAGGCGGAGGCCGGCCGGCACCTGCGGTCGCTGGGCTACGAACTGTCCGGCGCGCCCGCCCCCTCGCCCGCCGACCGCGCCAGGTTCTGGCGGGTGGCGTCCCGGCGGCGGCTGGCGGCGCGCAAGCGGCAGGTCGCCGACCGCCTGCGGCGGCTGCGCGAACCCGGGCCGGTCGCCGCCCTGCTGACCTCCGGGCAGCTGGCCGCGGCCGGGCTGGAGCCGCCCGGCGCCCGCTGA
- a CDS encoding STAS domain-containing protein: protein MADNVVDMVVVECDGYTVALLCGEIDCHTVPDLHGRLRRLLVRLDRPLIVDMSGVAFCDGSALRMFSAVEGECSRRRVPLAVVGLREYLEGLFRAFGLHERIPLCTTHQDARWCLLPLSDAEIAAWPTG, encoded by the coding sequence ATGGCGGACAACGTCGTCGACATGGTCGTCGTGGAGTGCGACGGATACACCGTCGCGCTGCTCTGCGGCGAGATCGACTGCCACACCGTGCCGGACCTGCACGGCCGGCTGCGCCGGCTGCTCGTCCGGCTGGACCGCCCGCTCATCGTCGACATGAGCGGCGTGGCGTTCTGCGACGGGAGCGCGCTGCGGATGTTCTCCGCCGTGGAGGGCGAGTGCTCGCGGCGGCGCGTCCCGCTGGCGGTCGTGGGGCTGCGCGAGTACCTGGAGGGGCTGTTCCGGGCGTTCGGGCTGCACGAGCGCATCCCGCTGTGCACCACCCACCAGGACGCCCGGTGGTGCCTGCTGCCGCTGAGCGACGCGGAGATCGCCGCCTGGCCCACCGGCTGA
- a CDS encoding pectate lyase family protein encodes MTIARSAALIGGGAALALAVSGCASAVQVRQVAQQAAAAFESSPVGYASLNGGTTGGAGGTTVTVTGATDFVRYATASGRYVIRVNGTVRLSGMQKVASDKTIIGVGTAGRITGGGLNLSGVRNVVIRNLAFSGSSDDAINVERSTNVWIDHNDLTDAYDGLIDIKRGSDYITVSWNHAFGHDKTFLLGHSDDNGAEDRGHLRVTYVHNWFDRTNQRHPRVRFGNPVHVLNNYFYGIGSYGVASTENAGVYVERNYFENTSKPTVTQTGDSASGNIKLLNNHLVNSGAPASRNSTLVAPIPYSYTPDGAPDVKSVVTAGAGVGKI; translated from the coding sequence ATGACCATCGCGCGTTCGGCCGCGCTGATCGGCGGCGGCGCCGCGCTCGCGCTCGCGGTCTCCGGCTGCGCCTCGGCCGTGCAGGTCCGGCAGGTGGCGCAGCAGGCGGCCGCCGCCTTCGAGAGCAGCCCGGTGGGGTACGCCAGCCTCAACGGCGGCACCACCGGGGGCGCCGGAGGGACCACGGTGACGGTCACCGGCGCGACCGACTTCGTCCGGTACGCCACCGCGAGCGGCCGGTACGTCATCCGGGTGAACGGCACCGTCCGGCTGTCGGGGATGCAGAAGGTCGCCTCCGACAAGACGATCATCGGGGTGGGCACCGCCGGGCGGATCACCGGCGGCGGGCTGAACCTGAGCGGCGTCCGCAACGTCGTCATCCGGAACCTGGCCTTCAGCGGCTCCTCCGACGACGCGATCAACGTCGAGCGGTCGACCAACGTCTGGATCGACCACAACGACCTGACCGACGCCTATGACGGGCTGATCGACATCAAACGCGGCTCGGACTACATCACGGTGTCCTGGAACCACGCTTTCGGTCACGACAAAACGTTCCTGCTCGGACATTCCGACGACAACGGCGCGGAAGATCGCGGACACCTGCGCGTCACCTACGTGCACAACTGGTTCGACCGCACCAACCAGCGCCACCCCCGGGTGCGGTTCGGCAACCCCGTGCACGTGCTGAACAACTACTTCTACGGAATCGGCAGCTACGGCGTCGCCTCCACCGAGAACGCCGGCGTCTACGTCGAGCGGAACTACTTCGAGAACACCTCCAAGCCGACCGTCACGCAGACCGGCGACTCCGCCTCCGGCAACATCAAGCTGCTCAACAACCACCTGGTCAACTCGGGTGCCCCGGCCTCGCGCAACTCCACGCTGGTCGCCCCGATCCCCTACTCCTACACCCCCGACGGCGCCCCGGACGTGAAGTCCGTCGTGACCGCGGGAGCCGGCGTCGGAAAGATCTGA
- a CDS encoding cytochrome P450 → MRRTSGREGIRRTSVVDTVRLGGALLAPRGPRPALWTDRRVLRLRRRYGPGPVRIALPGGRLVLVLSRRDARRVLTGGSAEFAPPDLTGGDGVPPHLLPHRVPSPPGEDAVERRSVDEDVLDAHQQVHRIAGPMMLRVQRETSRLLDAVAADGELTWGAYAAAYRRLARRIVLGDSARDDRMLTDMFGALLAGTAPGAGRFRRRRPPAALQDTFRRRLRMYVERAEPESLAGQLARSPAGEGGDPLSQVARWLSGFGAAGVTAYRTLVLLAAHPDRLARVRDELSGLHAAHPPSPVSVPYLRACVLESARLWPVAPVVWRRSTADTRWGDRVLAAGSALMVPLPLFGRDRATLPYADRFDPDVWLDGRAAADGAVTPFGAGAGRCPGESLALLVTTSLLASLLRGHDPRLLRRPRGLSPGRPLPQALDHGAVRLALDPLPVRASGR, encoded by the coding sequence ATGAGGCGGACATCCGGCAGGGAAGGCATCAGACGGACCTCGGTCGTCGACACCGTCCGCCTGGGCGGCGCGCTGCTGGCGCCGCGAGGCCCCCGCCCGGCCCTGTGGACCGACCGGCGCGTCCTGCGGCTGCGCCGCCGGTACGGGCCCGGCCCGGTGCGGATCGCGCTGCCCGGCGGCCGCCTGGTGCTGGTGCTGTCGCGGCGCGACGCGCGGCGCGTCCTGACCGGAGGGTCCGCCGAGTTCGCCCCGCCGGACCTCACCGGCGGGGACGGGGTTCCCCCGCACCTGCTGCCCCACCGGGTGCCGTCGCCGCCGGGCGAGGACGCGGTGGAACGCCGCAGCGTCGACGAGGACGTGCTGGACGCCCACCAGCAGGTGCACCGGATCGCCGGGCCGATGATGCTGCGGGTGCAGCGGGAGACGTCGCGGCTGCTGGACGCGGTCGCCGCCGACGGGGAGCTGACGTGGGGCGCCTACGCCGCCGCGTACCGGCGGCTGGCCCGCCGGATCGTGCTCGGCGACTCGGCCCGCGACGACCGGATGCTCACCGACATGTTCGGCGCGCTGCTGGCCGGGACCGCGCCGGGCGCGGGCCGGTTCCGCCGCCGCAGGCCGCCCGCCGCGCTGCAGGACACGTTCCGCCGCCGGTTGCGGATGTACGTCGAACGGGCCGAGCCGGAGAGCCTGGCCGGGCAGCTGGCGCGCAGCCCGGCGGGGGAGGGCGGCGACCCGCTGAGCCAGGTGGCCCGCTGGCTGTCGGGCTTCGGCGCGGCCGGGGTGACGGCGTACCGGACGCTGGTGCTGCTGGCCGCCCATCCCGACCGGCTCGCCCGGGTCCGCGACGAGCTGTCGGGCCTGCACGCCGCCCATCCGCCGAGCCCGGTGTCGGTGCCGTACCTGCGGGCCTGCGTGCTGGAGTCGGCACGGCTGTGGCCGGTCGCCCCGGTGGTCTGGCGGCGCAGCACCGCCGACACCCGGTGGGGGGACCGGGTCCTGGCGGCCGGATCGGCCCTGATGGTGCCGCTGCCGCTGTTCGGCCGGGACCGCGCGACGCTGCCGTACGCCGACCGGTTCGACCCCGACGTCTGGCTGGACGGCCGGGCGGCGGCGGACGGGGCGGTCACGCCGTTCGGGGCGGGCGCCGGGCGGTGCCCGGGGGAGAGCCTGGCGCTGCTGGTGACCACCTCGCTGCTGGCGAGCCTGCTGCGCGGGCACGACCCGCGGCTGCTGCGCCGGCCGCGCGGCCTGAGTCCCGGGCGCCCGCTGCCGCAGGCCCTCGACCACGGCGCGGTGCGGCTGGCCCTGGACCCGCTGCCGGTCCGCGCGTCCGGGCGCTGA